A stretch of the Vitis riparia cultivar Riparia Gloire de Montpellier isolate 1030 chromosome 13, EGFV_Vit.rip_1.0, whole genome shotgun sequence genome encodes the following:
- the LOC117928958 gene encoding probable glycerol-3-phosphate dehydrogenase [NAD(+)] 1, cytosolic isoform X2 translates to MVGTTEGMANSVYSNGSVQNSNGVQEEKLDELRRLIGKAEGDPMRIVGVGAGAWGSVFAAMLQDSYGHLRDKVQIRIWRRPGRFVDRATAEHLFEVINSREDVLRRLIRRCAYLKYVEARLGDRVLHADEILKDGFCLNMIDTPLCPMKVVTNLQEAVWDADIVINGLPSTETREVFEEISKYWKERITVPVIISLAKGIEAELEPEPRIITPTQMINRATGVPMENILYLGGPNIASEIYNKEYANARICGAEKWRKPLAKFLRQPHFIVWDNGDLITHEVMGGLKNAYAIGAGMVAALTNESATSKSVYFAHCTSEMIFITHLLSEDPEKLSGPLLADTYVTLLKGRNAWYGQKLAEGELSLEMGDSIKGKGMIQEIMK, encoded by the exons ATGGTTGGAACTACGGAAGGAATGGCCAATAGTGTGTACTCAAATGGGTCGGTTCAGAATTCAAATGGTGTTCAAGAAGAAAAGCTTGATGAACTTCGGCGCCTCATTGGAAAAGCCGAGGGTGATCCAATGAGGATTGTGGGAGTTGGGGCTGGTGCTTGGGGCAGTGTGTTTGCAGCTATGTTGCAAGATAGTTATGGTCACCTAAGAGACAAGGTTCAAATTAGGATATGGAGGAGACCTGGAAGATTTGTTGATAGGGCAACTGCTGAGCATTTATTTGAAGTAATCAACTCAAGGGAAGATGTGTTAAGGAGATTGATTAGGCGTTGTGCATATCTGAAGTATGTTGAGGCAAGATTAGGTGATCGAGTTCTTCATGCGGATGAGATTTTGAAGGATGGGTTTTGCTTGAATATGATAGACACCCCACTTTGCCCCATGAAGGTTGTGACCAACTTGCAGGAGGCTGTGTGGGATGCTGATATAGTGATAAATGGTTTGCCATCAACAGAAACTCGTGAGGTCTTTGAGGAGATTAGTAAATATTGGAAAGAAAGAATTACAGTGCCAGTCATCATTTCCTTAGCAAAGGGTATAGAGGCTGAATTGGAGCCAGAACCCCGTATTATAACTCCCACTCAAATGATCAATAGGGCAA CTGGAGTTCCCATGGAGAATATTCTCTATCTTGGTGGACCGAATATTGCCTCAGAAATTTACAACAAGGAATACGCTAATGCTCGCATATGTGGAGCTGAAAAATGGAGGAAACCACTAGCAAAGTTTTTAAGACAGCCTCATTTTATAGTGTGGGATAATGGTGACCTTATAACCCATGAAGTTATGGGTGGTTTAAAGAATGCCTATGCCATTGGAGCTG GAATGGTAGCAGCTCTAACCAATGAGAGTGCCACCAGCAAATCGGTGTACTTTGCGCATTGTACATCAGAGATGATTTTTATTACCCATCTTTTATCAGAAGATCCTGAGAAGCTCTCAGGGCCTTTGTTGGCTGACACATATGTAACCTTGTTGAAAGGTCGTAATGCATGGTATGGCCAAAAGTTAGCTGAAGGGGAACTGAGTCTTGAAATGGGTGATAGCATCAAGGGCAAGGGGATGATTCAG GAAATCATGAAGTAA
- the LOC117928734 gene encoding putative calcium-transporting ATPase 11, plasma membrane-type, whose product MEKYLRENFDVEPKRASEEARRRWRSAVSVVKNPRRRFRMVADLAKRSETERKRQKIQEKIRVALYVQKAALHFIEAGHRIEYNLSEEVRQAGYEIEPDELASIVRAHDIKGLEFNGGAEGLAGKVCVSLDTGVKTSEVHSRQSIYGLNQYVEKPSGTFWMFIWEALQDLTLIILMVCAAVSIGVGIATEGWPKGMYDGLGIVLSIFLVVMVTATSDYKQSLQFKDLDKEKKNIIVQVTRDGYRQKISIYDLVVGDIVHLSIGDQVPADGVFISGHSLSIDESSLSGESEPVNINKQRPFLLSGTKVQDGSGKMLVTSVGMRTEWGRLMVTLSEGGEDETPLQVKLNGVATIIGKIGLAFAVLTFLVLMGRFLLQKALHSNITDWSFSDAVTILNYFAIAVTIIVVAVPEGLPLAVTLSLAFAMKKLMNAKALVRHLSACETMGSASCICTDKTGTLTTNHMVVNKIWICEKSKAIETNDSKDVFQSLIPEKVYSILLQSIFQNTGSEVVKGKDGKVSVLGTPTETAILEFGLHLGGESAHYKESEIVKVEPFNSVKKKMSVLVSLPAGGFRAFCKGASEIVLEMCDKIINTNGESVSLSADERKNITDVINGFACEALRTLCLAFKDIENSSKDDDIPYSNYTLIAVLGIKDPVRPGVKDAVRTCLAAGITVRMVTGDNINTAKAIAKECGILTDDGLAIEGPDFRNKSPQEMKELIPKLQVMARSLPLDKHTLVSQLRNSFKEVVAVTGDGTNDAPALHEADIGLAMGIAGTEVAKENADVIIMDDNFSTIVNVARWGRSVYINIQKFVQFQLTVNIVALMINFVSACISGSAPLTAVQLLWVNMIMDTLGALALATEAPTDGLMKRAPVGRNANFITRTMWRNIIGQSIYQLAVLLVFTFQGKRLLKLTGSDASKILNTFIFNAFVFCQVFNEINSRDMEKINVFQDMFSNWIFIIIVVSSVTFQAIMVEFLGTFAGTVPLSWELWLLSILIGAVSLIIAVILKCIPVEPTKHTAIAKHHDGYEPLPSGPDRA is encoded by the exons GAAAAGATTCGAGTAGCTTTATATGTGCAAAAGGCAGCATTGCATTTCATTGAGG CGGGTCATCGTATTGAATACAACCTCTCCGAAGAGGTTAGGCAAGCTGGTTATGAAATTGAACCAGATGAACTAGCATCTATTGTTCGAGCTCATGATATCAAGGGGCTGGAATTCAATGGTGGAGCTGAAGGATTAGCAGGAAAAGTGTGTGTCTCACTGGATACCGGTGTCAAAACAAGCGAAGTGCATTCTAGACAAAGTATCTATGGCCTCAACCAATATGTTGAAAAGCCTTCTGGAACTTTCTGGATGTTTATCTGGGAAGCCCTGCAAGACCTTACTCTAATAATCCTCATGGTATGTGCCGCGGTTTCTATAGGTGTTGGGATCGCCACAGAGGGATGGCCAAAAGGTATGTACGATGGGTTAGGAATAGTACTCAGTATTTTCTTAGTAGTGATGGTTACTGCAACTAGTGACTACAAGCAGTCCTTGCAATTCAAGGACTTGgacaaggagaagaaaaatataattgttcAGGTGACCAGAGATGGATATAGACAAAAGATTTCTATATATGATTTGGTGGTTGGAGACATTGTTCATCTATCCATTGGAGATCAGGTTCCAGCTGATGGGGTCTTCATATCAGGTCACAGTTTATCAATTGATGAATCAAGCTTGTCAGGTGAGAGTGAGCCGGTGAATATCAACAAACAGAGGCCATTTCTCCTATCTGGAACCAAGGTACAAGATGGGTCTGGGAAAATGCTGGTCACATCAGTCGGTATGAGGACTGAATGGGGAAGATTGATGGTTACTCTGAGTGAAGGGGGAGAAGATGAGACACCACTGCAGGTGAAGCTGAATGGAGTGGCGACCATTATTGGGAAGATTGGTCTGGCTTTTGCTGTGCTGACATTTTTGGTGCTGATGGGACGGTTTCTGCTCCAGAAGGCACTTCACAGCAACATCACAGACTGGTCTTTCAGCGATGCAGtgacaattttgaattattttgctATTGCAGTTACTATAATTGTAGTTGCAGTCCCAGAAGGGCTTCCATTGGCAGTGACATTGAGCCTTGCTTTTGCAATGAAGAAATTGATGAATGCTAAGGCACTCGTGCGGCATTTATCTGCTTGTGAAACAATGGGATCTGCCAGTTGCATTTGCACGGATAAAACAGGTACGCTGACTACAAATCATATGGTGGTGAATAAAATATGGATTTGTGAAAAGTCTAAAGCGATAGAAACTAACGACAGTAAAGATGTATTTCAGTCTTTAATCCCTGAAAAGGTATATAGCATCCTTTTGCAGTCTATATTTCAGAACACTGGATCTGAGGTTGTCAAAGGGAAAGATGGAAAGGTTAGCGTTTTGGGTACTCCAACAGAAACAGCTATATTAGAGTTTGGCTTGCATTTAGGTGGTGAGAGTGCCCACTACAAGGAGTCTGAGATAGTGAAGGTTGAGCCTTTCAATTCAGTCAAGAAAAAGATGTCCGTGCTCGTAAGTCTTCCTGCTGGTGGGTTCCGAGCATTCTGCAAAGGCGCATCAGAAATTGTTTTAGAGATGTGCGACAAGATTATTAATACCAATGGAGAATCTGTGTCCCTGTCTGCAGACGAGAGAAAGAACATCACAGATGTCATAAATGGTTTTGCCTGCGAAGCCCTTAGAACTCTATGCTTGGCTTTCAAGGATATAGAAAACAGTTCTAAGGACGATGATATTCCTTATAGTAACTATACACTAATAGCAGTTCTTGGAATCAAGGATCCAGTTCGCCCTGGAGTAAAGGATGCTGTTCGGACTTGTTTAGCTGCTGGGATTACAGTGCGGATGGTCACAGGCGACAATATCAATACAGCAAAAGCCATAGCTAAAGAATGTGGCATATTGACTGATGATGGTCTGGCAATAGAAGGGCCAGATTTTCGTAACAAGAGCCCCCAGGAGATGAAGGAGTTGATACCAAAACTTCAG GTGATGGCTCGATCATTGCCTTTGGACAAGCACACCTTGGTAAGCCAGCTAAGAAATTCATTTAAAGAAGTTGTGGCAGTGACTGGCGATGGGACCAACGATGCTCCTGCTTTGCATGAGGCAGACATTGGACTTGCCATGGGCATAGCAGGAACTGAG GTGGCAAAAGAAAATGCGGATGTGATTATAATGGATGATAACTTCTCGACTATAGTGAATGTTGCCAGATGGGGCCGGTCAgtctatataaatattcaaaaatttgtgCAGTTCCAGTTAACAGTCAACATTGTTGCTCTCATGATCAACTTTGTTTCTGCATGCATCTCTG GATCTGCTCCTCTTACTGCTGTCCAGTTGCTCTGGGTGAATATGATCATGGACACTCTTGGTGCATTAGCCTTGGCCACAGAGGCTCCAACTGATGGCCTGATGAAACGAGCTCCAGTTGGTAGGAATGCAAATTTCATCACCCGAACCATGTGGAGAAATATCATAGGCCAAAGCATCTATCAACTAGCCGTCCTTTTGGTCTTCACCTTCCAAGGGAAACGGCTTCTAAAGCTCACTGGTTCAGACGCCAGTAAAATTCTTAACACATTCATATTCAATGCCTTCGTCTTTTGCCAG GTATTCAATGAAATAAACAGCCGTGATATGGAGAAGATAAATGTTTTCCAAGACATGTTCAGCAACTGGATATTCATAATCATAGTCGTCTCCTCAGTTACTTTCCAGGCCATAATGGTAGAATTTTTGGGCACTTTCGCCGGAACAGTGCCACTGAGCTGGGAGTTGTGGCTATTAAGCATCTTAATCGGGGCTGTGAGCTTAATCATCGCAGTTATCCTAAAGTGCATTCCCGTCGAACCAACAAAGCACACAGCCATTGCCAAGCATCACGATGGCTATGAACCACTCCCAAGTGGTCCGGACCGGGCATGA
- the LOC117928735 gene encoding uncharacterized protein LOC117928735 — MSLVDYASSSDEDEEAEPIQEQQLHSQVPLAPNPDPPLPQTQSSASASDQQPEIASSSSVPSIEKLPDASFLLNSPAISSHLLSGYDHSSRVAAAMAESASRKREAKGFSSSLPRSKVPKGTLPHSRNVPDTVGGLLVPPQLKGKSNVVTEDLSKLFVKKPVGSSSQ; from the exons ATGTCTCTGGTAGACTATGCTTCCTCTTCAGACGAAGACGAAGAGGCTGAGCCCATACAAGAACAACAACTCCATTCCCAAGTTCCTCTAGCTCCAAATCCCGATCCTCCACTTCCTCAAACCCA ATCATCAGCGTCAGCATCAGATCAACAGCCAGAAATTGCTTCCAGTTCATCAGTGCCTTCTATTGAAAAACTTCCTGATGCCTCGTTCCTATTGAATTCACCTGCTATCTCATCCCATCTACTTAGTGGCTATGATCACTCTTCTCGAGTTGCAGCTGCTATGGCTGAAAGTGCTTCACGCAAGAGAGaagcaaagggattttcttccTCTCTTCCCCGCAGTAAAGTTCCTAAAGGAACCTTGCCTCATTCAAGAAATGTTCCAGATACTGTGGGGGGTCTGCTAGTACCACCTCAGCTTAAGGGAAA GAGCAATGTTGTCACAGAAGATCTGAGCAAGCTCTTTGTGAAAAAGCCTGTTGGCTCCTCATCTCAGTAG
- the LOC117928958 gene encoding probable glycerol-3-phosphate dehydrogenase [NAD(+)] 1, cytosolic isoform X1 codes for MVGTTEGMANSVYSNGSVQNSNGVQEEKLDELRRLIGKAEGDPMRIVGVGAGAWGSVFAAMLQDSYGHLRDKVQIRIWRRPGRFVDRATAEHLFEVINSREDVLRRLIRRCAYLKYVEARLGDRVLHADEILKDGFCLNMIDTPLCPMKVVTNLQEAVWDADIVINGLPSTETREVFEEISKYWKERITVPVIISLAKGIEAELEPEPRIITPTQMINRATGVPMENILYLGGPNIASEIYNKEYANARICGAEKWRKPLAKFLRQPHFIVWDNGDLITHEVMGGLKNAYAIGAGMVAALTNESATSKSVYFAHCTSEMIFITHLLSEDPEKLSGPLLADTYVTLLKGRNAWYGQKLAEGELSLEMGDSIKGKGMIQGISAVKAFYELLSQSCLSILHSEENKPVAPVELCPILKTLYNILIAREASSQAILQALRDQTMNDPRDRIAMAQTHAFYRPSLLGQQP; via the exons ATGGTTGGAACTACGGAAGGAATGGCCAATAGTGTGTACTCAAATGGGTCGGTTCAGAATTCAAATGGTGTTCAAGAAGAAAAGCTTGATGAACTTCGGCGCCTCATTGGAAAAGCCGAGGGTGATCCAATGAGGATTGTGGGAGTTGGGGCTGGTGCTTGGGGCAGTGTGTTTGCAGCTATGTTGCAAGATAGTTATGGTCACCTAAGAGACAAGGTTCAAATTAGGATATGGAGGAGACCTGGAAGATTTGTTGATAGGGCAACTGCTGAGCATTTATTTGAAGTAATCAACTCAAGGGAAGATGTGTTAAGGAGATTGATTAGGCGTTGTGCATATCTGAAGTATGTTGAGGCAAGATTAGGTGATCGAGTTCTTCATGCGGATGAGATTTTGAAGGATGGGTTTTGCTTGAATATGATAGACACCCCACTTTGCCCCATGAAGGTTGTGACCAACTTGCAGGAGGCTGTGTGGGATGCTGATATAGTGATAAATGGTTTGCCATCAACAGAAACTCGTGAGGTCTTTGAGGAGATTAGTAAATATTGGAAAGAAAGAATTACAGTGCCAGTCATCATTTCCTTAGCAAAGGGTATAGAGGCTGAATTGGAGCCAGAACCCCGTATTATAACTCCCACTCAAATGATCAATAGGGCAA CTGGAGTTCCCATGGAGAATATTCTCTATCTTGGTGGACCGAATATTGCCTCAGAAATTTACAACAAGGAATACGCTAATGCTCGCATATGTGGAGCTGAAAAATGGAGGAAACCACTAGCAAAGTTTTTAAGACAGCCTCATTTTATAGTGTGGGATAATGGTGACCTTATAACCCATGAAGTTATGGGTGGTTTAAAGAATGCCTATGCCATTGGAGCTG GAATGGTAGCAGCTCTAACCAATGAGAGTGCCACCAGCAAATCGGTGTACTTTGCGCATTGTACATCAGAGATGATTTTTATTACCCATCTTTTATCAGAAGATCCTGAGAAGCTCTCAGGGCCTTTGTTGGCTGACACATATGTAACCTTGTTGAAAGGTCGTAATGCATGGTATGGCCAAAAGTTAGCTGAAGGGGAACTGAGTCTTGAAATGGGTGATAGCATCAAGGGCAAGGGGATGATTCAG GGAATCTCTGCTGTGAAAGCATTTTATGAGCTGTTAAGTCAATCTTGCTTGAGTATCCTACACTCCGAAGAAAACAAGCCTGTTGCTCCAGTTGAGCTTTGCCCTATCTTGAAGACCTTGTATAACATATTAATAGCAAG GGAGGCTTCATCACAGGCCATTCTTCAAGCACTAAGGGATCAGACCATGAATGATCCACGAGATCGGATTGCAATGGCACAAACCCATGCTTTTTATAGACCATCACTTCTTGGTCAGCAGCCGTGA